In a single window of the Rhizoctonia solani chromosome 16, complete sequence genome:
- a CDS encoding major facilitator superfamily transporter — MSLSTEDVGKGQPSHIESSPNSVIDTPTYHADVDTSQIDEKKLLRKVDMRLIPWLSLLYLLSFLDRTSIGNAKTVQGLVHNYGGLLGMRWMLGTFEAGLFPGVNYYLSCWYKRSEFGIRAALFFSAATVSGAFGGLLAAAISKMDGIGGKPAWAWIFILEGLATVLAGAASFWIIQDFPDEAKFLTEEERAFIVRRLQSDDQFSAAGEKLRAKYIFQALKDWKTWLGMLCYAGSDAPLYAFSLFTPSIINQLGYTATPANLLSVPVYAWACILTVGVGYMADRIGNRGVFNLIFFTIGLAGYIILIASRNPALSYFAVYLAASGIYPLIPNTIAWMSNNVEGSYKRSVALGMIISFGNLNGAVSSNIYRARDKPWYSLGHGIVLMYIVIGWITSLAFIILLRRENAKRERGERDEVITGDIHNDEKAVESRNGVYSTVEEAKRDKGDDWSGYRYIT; from the exons ATGTCTCTCTCTACTGAAGACGTTGGCAAAGGCCAACCATCGCACATAGAGTCCAGCCCCAACTCGGTAATCGACACTCCCACTTATCATGCTGACGTCGACACATCTCAGATTGACGAAAAGAAATTACTGCGGAAAGTTGACATGCGTTTGATCCCTTGGCTTAGTCTACTATACTTGCTGAGTTTTCTGGACCGAACGAGCATTGGAAACGCCAAG ACTGTCCAAGGTCTCGTGCATAATTATGGTGGCTTACTCGGAATGAGATGGATGCTCGGAACGTTCGAAGCCGGCCTATTTCCAGGAGTGAATTACTATTTATCATG CTGGTACAAAC GCTCCGAGTTCGGTATTCGTGCAGCACTATTCTTTAGTGCAGCAACGGTTAGTGGTGCATTCGGTGGACTCCTGGCAGCAGCAATCAGCAAGATGGATGGAATTGGTGGGAAACCGGCATGG GCCTGGATTTTCATACTTGAG GGTCTAGCCACGGTCCTAGCAGGTGCCGCGTCGTTCTGGATCATCCAAGACTTCCCGGACGAAGCCAAGTTCCTAACTGAAGAAGAAC GCGCTTTTATCGTGCGCCGGCTTCAGTCGGACGACCAGTTCAGCGCTGCAGGTGAAAAGCTCAGGGCCAA ATATATTTTCCAGGCCTTGAAAGATTGGAAGACATGGCTTGGAATGCTGTGCTACGCTGGAAGCGACGCGCCTTTGTATGCG TTCTCCTTGTTCACGCCAAGTATAATCAATCAACTCG GATATACGGCGACGCCCGCAAACTTACTTAGTGTACCTGTATATGCATGGGCATGTATACTTACCGTTGGAGTTGGGTATATGGCCGACAGAATAGGAAATCGCGGTGTCTTCAATTT AATATTCTTTACAATCGGGCTGGCAGGTTATATTATTTTGATCGCCTCGCGTAATCCGGCACTTTCGTACTTTGCTGTGTACCTTGCCGCAAGTGGTATTTATCCTCTAATTC CCAATACTATTGCCTGGATGAGCAACAACGTCGAAGGATCGTACAAGCGGAGCGTGGCTCTTGGGATGATTATCAGCTT TGGAAACTTGAACGGTGCAGTAAGCTCAAATATC TACCGCGCACGCGATAAACCATGGTACAGTCTTGGCCACGGCATTGTACTCATGTACATCGTGATTGGCTGGATTACGTCTCTTGCGTTTATCATCCTGCTTCGTAGGGAAAACGCGAAGCGGGAACGTGGGGAGCGTGACGAAGTCATCACCGGGGATATTCATAATGACGAAAAGGCCGTGGAAAGCCGGAACGGAGTGTATTCCACAGTCGAAGAGGCCAAAAGAGACAAAGGAGATGATTGGAGCGGATATCGCTATATTACCTAG
- a CDS encoding GMC oxidoreductase has product MNKLFLYTIDFLVLCGLSFASALHKQNEASFDYIVVGSGPAGIVVADRLSEAGKKVLLIERGGPSIAATGGTDTPPWPYPTNLTRFDIPGAFESFYDITAGIPYFWCRGGCIIGGGAAINSMLYWYPQDEDFATSNNWPVGFQNIAPYVSKLHNRLPSTDVPSPDGKRYLTQVYDVFKGVLDAQGYQSITINNQRNKKDKIYGYSAFSSQRGTRTGPMGTYLQTALARPNFKLLAYTKALAVARNGSTITGVHTNNTEVGNNGLIYVNPKGGRVILSAGSFGSARLLFQSGIGPADSLANVEATPESAPYLPPRSTYLDLPVGYNLQDNPSVSLVFSHPSVNAYQNFRPVWFNPNLTDAKQYVESQSGVLAQTSPRINWWKKYVGSDSKVRWMQGTASPGNPASCCNPGPGVNNETLIWVTLYLGRGIASSGRASINNQTRVTLTTTPWLTDPIDREVLITATKDVISTYQKVPGLELRYPNLNSTTIEDLVSTTVGGSNHWIGSTRTGTNSSTSVVDANLKVGALVDNLFVVDAGVFPGMPVGNPTASIMVMAEMAAAKLLKVIVN; this is encoded by the exons ATGAATAAACTGTTTCTGTATACGATTGATTTCCTGGTGCTCTGTGGCTTAAGCTTTGCCTCTGCCCTTCATAAACAAAATGAGGCCAGCTTCGACTATATCGTCGTCGGCTCTGGTCCTGCAGGAATCGTGGTAGCCGATCGACTATCGGAAGCTGGGAAGAAAGTGCTTTTAATTGAGAG AGGTGGCCCCAGTATTGCCGCAACCGGAGGGACCGACACGCCCCCGTGGCCATACCCTACTAAT TTGACTCGTTTTGATATACCTGGGGCTTTCGAGTCATTTTACGATATCACGGCTGGAATTCCCTATTTTTGGTGCAGAG GGGGATGCATTATTGGTGGAGGAGCAGCGATTAATTCCAT GCTTTACTGGTATCCTCAGGATGAGGATTTCGCGACTAGCAATAACTGGCCTGTTGGATTTCAGAATATTGCACCATACGTCTCCAAGTTACACAATCGTCTTCCGTCAACGGATGTTCCTTCTCCAGATGGGAAAAGGTATTTGACGCAGGTCTATGACGTTTTCAAGGGCGTTTTAGACGCACAGGGGTACCAATCGATCACGATTAACAAtcaaaggaacaagaaggACAAAATTTATGGATATAGCGCCTTTTCG AGTCAACGAGGCACTCGCACAGGCCCTATGGGTACATATCTCCAGACCGCCCTTGCGCGACCTAACTTCAAACTATTGGCATATACAAAGGCTTTAGCAGTTGCTCGGAACGGTAGCACTATAACCGGGGTTCATACTAACAACACAGAGG TCGGAAATAATGGGCTTATCTACGTCAATCCAAAAGGTGGTCGTGTAATTTTGTCTGCCGGGTCATTTGGCTCTGCTCGTCTTTTATTTCAGTCCG GTATCGGTCCCGCCGATAGCCTGGCAAATGTAGAGGCAACACCTGAGTCGGCTCCGTACCTACCGCCTAGAAGCACATACCTCGACCTTCCAGTTGGCTATAACCTCCAGGATAACCCATCTGTCTCACTCGTATTCTCTCACCCATCAGTCAATGCGTACCAGAATTTCCGCCCTGTCTGGTTTAATCCGAATCTGACCGACGCCAAGCAATACGTTGAAAGCCAAAGCGGTGTACTTGCACAAACGAGTCCTCGAATCAATTGGTGGAAAAAATACGTGGGTTCGGACTCGAAAGTAAGGTGGATGCAGGGCACGGCTAGTCCCGGTAATCCTGCGAGTTGTTGTAATCCTGGCCCAGGGGTTAACAACGAAACATTAATCTGGGTAACGTTGTATCTTGGTCGAGGTATAGCTTCTTCTGGAAGAGCCA GTATAAATAACCAAACGCGAGTGACTCTGACTACAACCCCATGGCTTACGGATCCGATCGATCGGGAAGTACTGATCACAGCGACTAAAGACGTCATTTCCACTTACCAAAAAG TGCCGGGTTTGGAGTTGCGCTACCCGAACTTGAACAGTACTACCATCGAGGATCTTG TCTCGACGACCGTGGGTGGTTCGAACCATTGGATTGGCAGTACACGTACGGGTACTAATTCATCCACGTCCGTGGTCGATGCCAACTTGAAAGTTGGGGCACTGGTGG ATAATTTGTTTGTCGTCGATGCGGGAGTATTCCCAGGGATGCCCGTGGGAAACCCAACTGCCTCTATCATGGTGATGGCTGAGATGGCTGCTGCTAAGCTCTTGAAAGTGATCGTAAACTGA
- a CDS encoding cyclopropane-fatty-acyl-phospholipid synthase: MSEQLLKTASTHNASLVGMIDSAFGRVMDVVASVGWTPLARLAESGVVALMQKITVGHLRVLTESHIYNFPPHGSEGIQDGPSAELRVVKDSFWIRLVTMSDLGFAEAFMYGDVECDDLVTLFKIFLLNRENLVEMKSAIASLLFTLPQRLTSIRFLNTLSNSRSNISAHYDISNQMFEAFLSRDMTYSCAIFPTLDADMAIVEKGERLLENGVVVKGLGNGDFHGIGVDTDIPTNKLTLPDEEDQLYQAQMIKLEHLVKKLKIPETSDKVIRILEIGSGWGALAILLTQKYPFVEVDSLTLSSEQKSLAEERIRAAGVESRVRIWLMDYRCVPESWSGIFDRFVSIEMIEAVGREFLKEYWAIVERCMKPENSVGVVQVITIPEPRVGVQDTNGIFARLISFGNGIPGEVFPGGHLPTVTALVDTLAQGGKNKLIIDSISNIGPHYARTLREWRRRFLARFDSDIIPSLKREYPDVFDESPRGRQEIEVFKRKWVYYYCYCEVGFTTRTLGDHIITFSSAMKGFFAVAALTVSSALGGASASSYHEKRIDHYGQATWFNPVSGNDGCGYQVPSGVPAVHVSPTYWRNGQNCGQWVQLNINGKQSYGVVTGECKTCQAENIDTSPNLFSDFGHTDIGILTCKWKFMKKDWEPKELPECE, from the exons atg TCTGAACAACTCCTGAAGACAGCATCAACGCATAATGCTTCCCTTGTAGGAATGATTGATTCCGCTTTTGGAAGGGTAATGGACGTCGTCGCCAGCGTTGGTTGGACCCCCCTGGCCAGACTTGCAGAGAGCGGTGTTGTTGC GCTTATGCAGAAAATTACTGTCGGACACTTGCGTGTCCTTACAGAGTCACACATCTACAATTTCCCCCCTCATGGAAGTGAGGGTATCCAAGATGGACCCAGCGCTGAACTTCGTGTGGTGAAAGATTCATTCTGGATAAG GCTTGTCACTATGTCGGACCTCGGATTTGCCGAGGCATTCATGTACGGAGACGTTGAATGCGACGACTTGGTGACTTTATTCAAG ATTTTCCTGCTTAACCGAGAAAATCTCGTCGAAATGAAGTCTGCGATTGCAAGTCTGTTGTTTACACTTCCCCAAAGGCTCACTAGCATTCGATTCCTTAATACATTGAGCAATTCGAGAAGTAATATCAGTGCTCATTACGATATCAGTAACCA AATGTTCGAAGCATTTTTATCGCGCGACATGACCTACTCTTGCGCTATATTCCCGACTCTCGATGCAGACATGGCCATTGTAGAAAAGGGCGAACGGCTACTCGAGAACGGTGTCGTAGTCAAGGGCCTCGGAAATGGAGATTTCCATGGCATTGGCGTAGACACAGACATTCCCACCAATAAACTGACCCTTCCCGATGAAGAGGATCAACTTTATCAAGCCCAAATGATCAAGTTGGAACATCTCGTGAAGAAACTTAAGATTCCTGAAACCTCTG ACAAAGTTATTCGCATCCTGGAGATTGGATCCGGTTGGGGTGCATTAGCCATCTTACTGACCCAAAAGTATCCGTTTGTTGAGGTTGACAGCCTAACTTTGAGCTCCGAACAG AAATCTCTTGCCGAAGAGAGGATTCGCGCTGCTGGAGTGGAGTCGAGGGTGAGAATCTGGTTGATGGATTACCG ctGTGTCCCCGAATCATGGTCCGGTATCTTCGATCGGTTCGTGAGCATCGAGATGATTGAGGCCGTTGGTCGTGAattcttgaaggagtactGGGCCATCGTCGAGAGATGCATGAAACCAGAGAATTCGGTTGGCGTCGTCCAGGTGATCACGATTCCCGAGCCGC GCGTGGGGGTGCAGGATACGAACGGTATATTCGCGAGATTGATTTCATTCGGAAATGG AATTCCTGGGGAAGTTTTTCCGGGTGGCCATTTGCCTACTGTAACAGCACTCGTCGATACCCTTGCTCAAGGCGGCAAGAACAAACTTATTATAGATAGTATATCCAATATTGGGCCTCATTATGCGAGAACTTTGAGAGAGTGGAGAAGACGTTTCCTAGCTAG ATTCGACTCGGACATTATACCCTCATTAAAACGGGAATACCCGGATGTGTTTGATGAATCTCCTCGAGGACGGCAGGAGATCGAAGTATTCAAACGCAAATGGGTGTATTATTA TTGCTACTGCGAAGTTGGTTTTACTACCCGAACCCTTGGCG ATCACATCATCACGTTT TCTTCTGCCATGAAGGGATTCTTTGCTGTCGCAGCTCTTACAGTGTCCTCCGCCCTTGGAGGCGCCTCTGCTAGCTCCTACCACGAGAAGCGTATTGATCATTATGGACAA GCAACTTGGTTCAACCCAGTGAGCG GAAATGACGGATGTGGATACCAAGTCCCGTCAGGTGTACCTGCTGTACATGTTTCCCCCACTTATTGGAGAAACGGCCAGAACTGTGGACAG TGGGTTCAACTTAATATCAACGGGAAGCAGTCATACGGCGTTGTGACTGGCGAGTGCAAGACATGCCAAGCAGAGAATATTG ATACATCCCCCAACCTATTCAGTGACTTCGGACACACAGACATTGGTATTCTCACTTGCAAATGGAAGTTCATGAAGAAGGACTGGGAGCCCAAAGAGCTCCCGGAGTGCGAGTAA